One Chionomys nivalis chromosome 4, mChiNiv1.1, whole genome shotgun sequence genomic region harbors:
- the LOC130873125 gene encoding olfactory receptor 7G2-like yields the protein MEPANQTHISEFFLMGLAYVPELQPLIFNVFLLMYLITIMGNLLIILAVSIDSHLHTPMYFFLCNLSFTDICTSTTSVPKLLLNIQAHDQSITYIGCISQVYSMLTFCGVESCLLTVMAYDRYVAICQPLRYTIIMNPFLCILLVLLSLIISTINALLHTLLVLQLFFCTENDIPNFFCELGQITKLACSDTFINIIFIYLATIVFSVIPLSGIIFSYFQIVSLILKIPSVGGRHKAFSTCGSHLSVVSLFYGTGLGVYMSSSVSNSSSSNVIASMMYSVVPQMLNPFIYSLRSKEIKGALRKVIVGIIYFL from the coding sequence ATGGAACCTGCAAACCAGACACATATTTCAGAATTCTTTCTCATGGGACTAGCTTATGTCCCTGAACTGCAGCCCCTCATTTTCAACGTGTTCCTGCTCATGTACCTCATCACCATAATGGGAAACCTACTCATTATCCTGGCTGTGAGCATAGACTCCCACCTCCACactcccatgtatttcttcctgtGTAATCTGTCTTTCACTGATATCTGTACGAGCACAACATCAGTCCCAAAGTTGCTGTTGAACATTCAAGCACATGACCAAAGCATCACTTACATAGGCTGCATCTCACAGGTGTATTCTATGTTGACATTTTGTGGTGTAGAAAGTTGTCTCCTCACTGTAATGgcttatgaccgctatgtggccatttgTCAACCTTTGAGATATACAATTATTATGAACCCTTTCCTGTGCATCTTGCTAGTCTTACTTTCTCTGATAATCAGCACTATAAATGCACTGCTCCACACACTTCTGGTGTTGCAACTGTTCTTTTGTACAGAAAATGATATCCCCAACTTCTTCTGTGAACTTGGTCAAATCACAAAACTTGCCTGTTCTGATACATTTATCAATATTATCTTTATTTATCTGGCAACTATTGTATTTTCAGTTATCCCCCTCTCTggaattattttctcttattttcaaaTTGTGTCCTTGATTCTGAAGATCCCATCAGTTGGTGGAAGGCATAAAGCTTTTTCCACCTGTGGGTCTCATCTTTCAGTGGTATCTTTATTCTATGGGACTGGTTTAGGTGTGTACATGAGTTCTTCAGTTTCTAACTCTTCCAGCAGCAATGTAATAGCATCCATGATGTACAGTGTGGTCCCTCAAATGCTGAATCCTTTCATCTACAGTTTGAGAAGCAAAGAAATCAAAGGGGCCTTGAGGAAGGTCATCGTTGGGatcatttattttctgtaa